One region of Aminobacterium colombiense DSM 12261 genomic DNA includes:
- a CDS encoding B12-binding domain-containing radical SAM protein produces MSDYSLYLKSLHNKTILGINPPVFDFAYFDFWAKPLGLLYILETLREQKNSVYLIDCIYEGRETPKTFGRYKPLRRKVEKPACYSHIPRKYYHFGMEEEDFLERLKKTPTPDVILLTSGMTYWYPGIQWCLDRVKRIFPHTPVLLGGFYAQLCPEHARTIGANGVQTAPLCLESPYPALDLYNQPEYGVIMTSWGCPLHCQYCASKLLWPCFRQREVEEIIHEISFQERIPTVRDMAFYDDALLINKEFHFYPLCGRLRKSFSHLRFHTPNGLHVREIDEKCARVLFDTGFKTIRLSLESTDPIIQKASSEKVSEHQYVKAVTHLLRAGYSQEDIETYILIGLPGQRFESVKNAIEFVHSLGAVAKTAEYSPIPGTMMFEASAQKHPQLTTEPLLQNNTAYCGYISKEISPEELQILKNMAHHIHNPLETGGKNIV; encoded by the coding sequence ATGAGTGATTACAGTCTGTACTTAAAAAGTCTTCATAACAAAACTATTCTAGGGATTAACCCTCCTGTTTTTGACTTCGCCTATTTCGATTTTTGGGCTAAGCCATTAGGTCTTTTGTACATTTTAGAAACCCTCCGAGAACAAAAAAACTCTGTCTATCTTATCGATTGCATCTATGAAGGACGAGAAACGCCAAAGACCTTTGGCCGTTACAAGCCTTTGCGACGCAAGGTTGAAAAACCGGCTTGCTATAGTCATATCCCCAGAAAATATTACCACTTTGGAATGGAAGAAGAAGATTTCCTGGAAAGGCTTAAAAAAACTCCCACACCTGATGTTATTCTGCTTACTTCGGGGATGACCTACTGGTATCCCGGAATCCAGTGGTGCCTTGACCGTGTCAAAAGAATATTTCCACACACTCCCGTGCTGCTAGGAGGCTTTTATGCCCAGCTCTGCCCGGAGCATGCCCGAACCATCGGAGCCAATGGAGTTCAAACCGCCCCCCTCTGTCTGGAAAGCCCCTATCCTGCTCTAGATTTATACAACCAGCCAGAATATGGAGTCATTATGACTTCCTGGGGATGCCCTTTACACTGTCAATATTGCGCTTCCAAACTGCTTTGGCCCTGCTTCCGACAAAGAGAGGTAGAAGAGATTATACACGAAATATCTTTTCAGGAAAGGATTCCTACTGTTCGTGATATGGCCTTTTATGACGATGCGCTTCTTATCAATAAAGAATTCCATTTTTATCCGCTGTGTGGAAGATTGCGGAAATCTTTTTCACACCTTCGTTTTCACACGCCTAACGGATTACATGTTAGAGAAATTGATGAGAAATGTGCCAGGGTTTTATTTGATACTGGTTTTAAAACAATACGACTGAGCCTGGAAAGCACTGACCCCATCATACAAAAAGCAAGTTCAGAAAAAGTTTCAGAACACCAATACGTCAAAGCTGTAACCCATCTTCTAAGGGCAGGATATTCCCAAGAAGACATTGAAACATATATTCTCATTGGCCTGCCTGGGCAGCGCTTCGAAAGTGTAAAAAATGCCATTGAATTTGTTCATTCCCTTGGCGCTGTAGCAAAAACGGCAGAATACTCCCCTATCCCCGGTACTATGATGTTTGAGGCAAGCGCTCAAAAGCACCCCCAGTTAACAACTGAACCTCTTCTTCAAAACAACACCGCTTATTGTGGCTACATATCAAAAGAAATTTCTCCGGAAGA
- the rarD gene encoding EamA family transporter RarD, protein MGKTEFEKGFLAALAAFGAWGLLPAYWKQLDNLQPLQILCHRIVWSLLFVAMVLTVQRRWGSVVKAIKTRKTLGLLLLSGLAIGVNWFIYIWAVNSGKVIETSLGYFINPLVSVLFAVLFLREKLSTLQWSAIVLAGLAILYQVILVGRVPFAALSIAVSFALYALIRKVAEVESFPGLFIETLLLVFPALFYLFVGLPEEPFLAGETAQQKIWLLSSGIVTSLPLICFAYGARRLPLSMLGIMEYLAPTLSFLLGFFVYKEPFDRVQLLTFVCVWVALALFTGEKLLRWRRMQHPDKDLV, encoded by the coding sequence ATGGGAAAAACAGAATTTGAAAAGGGGTTTTTGGCAGCGCTCGCGGCTTTTGGCGCGTGGGGGTTGCTTCCTGCCTACTGGAAACAGCTGGATAACTTACAGCCCCTCCAGATTCTATGTCACAGGATCGTTTGGTCTTTGTTATTTGTCGCCATGGTTTTGACTGTTCAACGTCGCTGGGGAAGCGTCGTTAAAGCCATAAAAACACGAAAGACACTGGGGCTCCTGTTGTTGAGTGGCCTTGCCATAGGGGTGAACTGGTTTATTTATATCTGGGCAGTCAATTCGGGGAAGGTGATCGAAACAAGTCTGGGTTATTTTATCAACCCCCTTGTAAGCGTGTTGTTTGCTGTTCTTTTTCTACGGGAGAAGCTGAGCACTTTACAGTGGAGTGCTATTGTTCTCGCTGGTCTAGCTATCTTGTATCAGGTTATTTTAGTAGGCAGGGTCCCCTTTGCGGCCCTTAGCATTGCCGTGTCTTTCGCCTTATATGCCCTTATCCGAAAAGTGGCCGAGGTAGAGTCTTTTCCCGGACTTTTCATAGAAACCCTTCTTTTGGTTTTTCCCGCGTTATTCTATCTTTTTGTTGGACTTCCGGAAGAACCGTTCCTGGCAGGGGAAACGGCACAGCAGAAGATATGGCTATTAAGTAGCGGAATTGTAACATCACTGCCTCTGATATGTTTTGCATATGGAGCGAGGCGGCTTCCATTAAGTATGTTGGGTATTATGGAGTATTTGGCTCCCACATTGTCATTTCTGCTGGGCTTCTTTGTTTATAAAGAGCCGTTTGATCGAGTACAGTTGCTTACTTTTGTTTGTGTATGGGTGGCGCTTGCTCTCTTTACGGGAGAGAAATTGTTACGTTGGCGCAGAATGCAGCATCCTGACAAAGATTTGGTGTAA
- the mutY gene encoding A/G-specific adenine glycosylase: MISKILLEWFYCHKRNLPWRHSYNPYEVWISEIMLQQTQIDRVIPFFNHWMERFPNLAELTEASEEEILKLWEGLGYYSRARNILKAAKQLVHMGYSTVPPDEAVLRKLPGIGAYTAGAILSIAYNLPFPAVDGNVRRVFARLFNIDMPVISGMGLDLLNNYVLSTLPSENARDFNQSVMELGALVCIPRSPRCPLCPLQKFCQAFQEGEQNNRPITNKKAGIQKKKAVAGIFYCDKFILLRQRETDGSWGGLWEFPWGFEHDDLAAEEVLMKEIDKVLGTASFTLRSLGRVRHSIMNTQIDLNGYVASLPSLVHVETPFKWVMPKELSKLPLQGGSAKLLHLFIKKSRPSSIKGLPHEDI, translated from the coding sequence ATGATCTCAAAAATATTGCTTGAATGGTTCTACTGCCACAAGCGAAACCTTCCATGGCGCCATTCCTACAATCCCTATGAGGTTTGGATTTCAGAGATAATGTTGCAGCAGACTCAAATAGATAGAGTGATACCCTTCTTCAACCACTGGATGGAACGGTTTCCGAACCTTGCAGAACTCACTGAAGCATCAGAGGAAGAAATTTTAAAGTTGTGGGAGGGGTTAGGATATTATTCTCGAGCCAGAAATATTCTAAAAGCCGCAAAACAGCTTGTGCATATGGGGTATTCTACAGTTCCTCCAGATGAAGCCGTGCTACGAAAACTGCCAGGCATTGGCGCATATACCGCAGGAGCTATTCTGAGCATTGCCTATAATCTGCCCTTTCCAGCTGTAGACGGAAATGTACGAAGGGTTTTCGCTCGACTTTTCAATATAGATATGCCGGTTATAAGTGGGATGGGGCTGGATCTTCTAAACAATTATGTATTATCCACACTCCCTTCTGAAAATGCTCGGGACTTCAACCAGTCCGTAATGGAACTAGGCGCTCTTGTATGCATTCCACGGTCGCCGCGATGTCCTCTTTGCCCCTTGCAGAAATTCTGCCAGGCTTTCCAAGAAGGGGAACAAAATAATCGACCTATTACAAATAAAAAAGCTGGAATTCAAAAAAAGAAGGCTGTGGCAGGGATTTTCTATTGCGATAAATTTATATTATTGAGACAAAGGGAAACAGACGGTTCCTGGGGTGGCCTATGGGAATTCCCATGGGGTTTTGAACATGATGATCTAGCTGCAGAGGAAGTACTTATGAAAGAAATAGACAAAGTACTGGGAACAGCTTCTTTTACACTCCGGAGCCTCGGAAGGGTTCGCCACTCTATTATGAACACTCAGATTGATCTCAATGGCTATGTGGCATCCCTGCCGTCTCTTGTTCACGTTGAAACCCCTTTCAAATGGGTGATGCCAAAAGAGCTCAGCAAGCTGCCTCTTCAGGGAGGAAGCGCGAAACTGCTTCACCTTTTCATTAAAAAAAGCAGGCCCTCCTCTATTAAAGGCCTGCCACATGAAGATATCTAA
- a CDS encoding protein-L-isoaspartate(D-aspartate) O-methyltransferase: MDLEKWQDFAWLMVKTQIESRGVEDERVLQAMKKVPRHLFVAEEYQSLAYVDAPLPIGESQTISQPYMVALMTELLQVSPGMKILEIGTGSGYQAAVLAEIGAKVFSIERISSLAKKARNVLSKAGYEVVVVTADGREGYAQEAPYNGIIVTAAADRVEEAWRDQLSIGGRLVVPLSVDVGLQRLVVLLKKKNQWIDTWHDYCRFVPVMPGTRTEKREGADG, encoded by the coding sequence ATGGATTTGGAAAAATGGCAAGACTTTGCGTGGCTAATGGTAAAAACCCAAATAGAGAGCAGAGGGGTGGAGGATGAAAGAGTTCTTCAGGCTATGAAGAAGGTTCCAAGGCATCTTTTTGTTGCCGAAGAGTATCAGTCCCTTGCCTATGTTGACGCACCTCTTCCAATTGGGGAAAGTCAGACTATTTCACAGCCTTACATGGTGGCATTAATGACAGAGCTTCTTCAGGTTTCTCCAGGTATGAAGATTCTCGAAATAGGAACAGGATCCGGTTACCAGGCTGCAGTTTTAGCTGAGATTGGAGCAAAAGTTTTCTCAATAGAACGCATTTCATCTCTTGCAAAAAAGGCGAGAAATGTGTTAAGTAAAGCTGGTTATGAAGTAGTTGTTGTTACTGCTGACGGCAGGGAGGGGTATGCCCAGGAAGCTCCCTATAATGGAATTATTGTAACAGCGGCGGCAGATAGAGTAGAAGAGGCATGGAGGGATCAACTTTCAATAGGAGGGCGTCTTGTAGTGCCATTGAGTGTGGATGTTGGGTTACAGCGTTTGGTAGTTTTGTTAAAAAAGAAAAATCAATGGATCGATACGTGGCATGATTATTGCCGTTTTGTGCCGGTTATGCCAGGAACAAGAACAGAGAAAAGGGAAGGAGCCGATGGGTGA
- a CDS encoding cyclophilin-like fold protein codes for MDIRIRTGEIEINAALNNSVTASRILKILPIKSRANTWGEEIYFMIPLIADLEDGKEVVEAGDIAFWPTGSAFCIFFGPTPASKGDEIRPASAVTVVGKIKGNLEILKTVKNGDPIIIERA; via the coding sequence ATGGACATACGAATTCGAACAGGAGAAATTGAAATCAACGCTGCCTTAAATAATTCTGTGACTGCTTCTCGTATCTTAAAAATATTACCTATAAAAAGTAGGGCAAACACGTGGGGAGAAGAAATTTATTTCATGATCCCCCTTATTGCAGACTTAGAGGATGGAAAAGAGGTAGTAGAAGCCGGGGACATCGCTTTTTGGCCTACTGGAAGTGCATTCTGCATTTTTTTTGGTCCAACTCCTGCCAGTAAAGGGGACGAAATCAGGCCAGCCAGCGCAGTGACAGTTGTGGGAAAGATCAAAGGAAACCTGGAAATTTTAAAAACAGTGAAGAATGGGGACCCTATTATTATTGAGCGAGCCTGA
- a CDS encoding TonB-dependent receptor plug domain-containing protein, whose product MIQKKRLIMLSMVLLLAFFATSATGTEKVYEVPEELVTGSRLATSLEEVPAPTYVITRGQIDQSGSKDLATVLEKHVPGMFVKQKSGFSNASQVTIRGFLTEILVLVDGIPYYRSSHGAGAATVDFRSFPISNIEEIHVVKGAGSAVYGSMAAGGVINIITKKGAQGGFLEGEIGPNDWRRYAIQGNAADNGLNAGLWYSRKEEGRHRLLKDTFSMEDFYALKYREDAYGFTFSGKNWFLKSEIGEYKNEYETPGWFTPVDINSEKGQYQRYALRYAGSNYYILMGYDDQRYYILQNPDNYYKDRAFTTEFAKQKQWGETLASWGLFFRREESTFRGSSFDPEVEQNRTNYAPFAEFSRPIGDFIGTLGLRYEIWRQDDAENHNELMPKLTLQYPLDNGSTWYLSAGRFFAMPSIYELYAKGPWGTVGNPNLKPEKGWSYDLGIKGADHSGSWNLGLFYSDMEDKIIWRNSTYENVDQFKSYGLEALRRWDITSKWTLSLSGTWMKAQEKSNDEWVNSYGFPEWLLKTSAEYHSGPWTAGVDFSYLANRNGYPSGDDYFQTDVFAEWRSGDHTLRLSCYNLFDEEFMYDSAGWEYYGPERSIYITWKYSF is encoded by the coding sequence GTGATTCAGAAAAAGAGACTCATCATGTTGTCTATGGTTTTGTTGCTAGCATTTTTTGCAACAAGCGCAACAGGGACAGAAAAAGTCTACGAGGTTCCTGAGGAACTAGTAACGGGAAGCCGTTTGGCTACAAGTCTGGAAGAAGTGCCCGCGCCAACCTACGTTATTACCCGCGGCCAGATAGATCAAAGCGGCTCAAAGGATCTGGCAACTGTTCTTGAAAAGCATGTACCAGGAATGTTTGTAAAGCAAAAATCTGGCTTTTCAAACGCTTCTCAGGTTACAATCCGTGGTTTTTTAACGGAAATACTGGTTCTCGTTGACGGTATCCCTTATTACAGATCCTCTCATGGCGCTGGAGCTGCAACCGTTGATTTCAGAAGCTTTCCGATCAGCAATATCGAGGAGATACACGTTGTAAAAGGTGCGGGTTCTGCTGTTTACGGTTCTATGGCTGCGGGAGGCGTTATTAACATCATTACCAAGAAAGGCGCTCAGGGCGGCTTTTTGGAAGGAGAAATCGGCCCTAATGACTGGCGACGCTATGCTATTCAAGGAAATGCCGCTGATAACGGTCTAAATGCGGGACTCTGGTACTCTCGAAAAGAAGAAGGCAGACACCGTCTTTTAAAAGATACGTTCTCCATGGAAGATTTTTATGCTCTTAAGTATCGAGAGGACGCTTACGGTTTCACTTTTAGCGGGAAAAACTGGTTTTTAAAAAGTGAAATCGGAGAATATAAAAATGAATATGAAACTCCCGGCTGGTTTACACCCGTGGATATAAATAGTGAAAAGGGGCAATATCAAAGATACGCCCTCCGCTATGCCGGCAGCAATTACTACATTCTTATGGGATACGATGACCAGCGATATTATATTTTGCAAAATCCTGATAATTACTATAAGGATCGGGCTTTCACCACAGAATTCGCAAAACAGAAACAATGGGGAGAAACTTTGGCTTCATGGGGACTGTTTTTTAGAAGAGAAGAATCAACATTCCGTGGTTCCTCTTTTGATCCGGAAGTGGAACAGAACCGAACAAATTACGCTCCCTTCGCAGAGTTTTCCCGCCCCATCGGCGATTTTATAGGAACCCTTGGGCTAAGATACGAAATCTGGCGCCAGGATGATGCGGAAAACCACAATGAGCTCATGCCTAAATTGACCCTTCAGTACCCTCTGGACAATGGAAGCACATGGTATCTGTCTGCGGGACGTTTCTTCGCCATGCCAAGCATTTACGAACTCTACGCCAAAGGGCCGTGGGGAACTGTTGGAAATCCAAACCTCAAGCCAGAAAAGGGTTGGAGCTATGACCTCGGCATAAAAGGGGCTGACCACTCCGGCAGCTGGAACCTTGGACTTTTTTACTCCGACATGGAAGACAAGATTATTTGGCGAAACAGCACCTACGAAAACGTTGATCAGTTCAAATCCTATGGATTGGAAGCCTTAAGGAGATGGGACATCACGTCGAAGTGGACTCTGAGCCTTAGCGGCACCTGGATGAAGGCTCAGGAAAAATCAAATGACGAATGGGTTAACAGCTACGGGTTCCCCGAATGGCTTTTAAAAACTTCTGCTGAATATCATTCTGGTCCATGGACTGCCGGGGTCGATTTCTCTTATCTGGCTAACCGCAACGGCTACCCCTCCGGCGATGATTATTTCCAGACCGATGTTTTTGCGGAGTGGCGCTCTGGAGATCATACCCTTCGCCTAAGCTGCTACAATCTCTTCGATGAAGAATTTATGTACGATTCCGCTGGCTGGGAATATTACGGCCCTGAACGAAGTATTTACATCACATGGAAGTATAGTTTTTAA
- a CDS encoding ABC transporter substrate-binding protein translates to MIKRISLLFLFFFVITPSVWGSPHPFPEVSLQYAHGFRVECGNGYYVVTVDRPCSDAADSQSYLLLSKGGSVPEAHKDLPVIYIPVKRIITTSMTMLPFIERLTDKSSLVGVGGKRYVYSEDIRNLNLLDVASDAGSGLRIDVEKILSLQPDVVFVYTYTATEKEAAERLAALGVPIVIASDYLEETPLGMAEWIKFVALFLGEEKKAEIFFRGVSERYNCLKELANKAEARPTVMVNAAIGGMWYVSGGRSWPALLIRDAGGEYLWSEVDLPGSIPIDFEKVLERALNSDFWINPTTWRNLDEGRGQDSRYTAFRPFREKKVYNNNARINGAGANDYYQQGVMRPDLILADLISIFHPTLLPNHELYFYRLLEEGTGK, encoded by the coding sequence ATGATAAAAAGAATTTCTCTCTTATTTTTATTTTTTTTCGTCATTACCCCTTCTGTGTGGGGATCTCCCCATCCCTTTCCAGAAGTTTCTTTGCAATATGCCCATGGCTTCAGAGTAGAGTGCGGAAATGGTTATTATGTGGTTACAGTAGACAGACCGTGCTCAGATGCCGCGGATTCCCAGTCCTATCTATTGTTGTCAAAGGGAGGATCTGTGCCTGAAGCCCATAAGGATTTGCCGGTCATATATATACCAGTCAAGCGGATTATTACGACTTCCATGACGATGCTTCCTTTTATAGAAAGACTTACGGATAAGAGTTCTCTCGTTGGTGTGGGGGGGAAGCGCTATGTTTATTCCGAGGACATCAGAAACTTGAACCTCCTCGATGTGGCATCAGATGCCGGATCAGGGCTTCGTATCGACGTTGAGAAGATTCTTTCCCTCCAGCCGGATGTAGTGTTTGTCTATACCTACACTGCAACGGAAAAAGAAGCAGCAGAAAGATTGGCCGCGCTAGGAGTTCCTATTGTCATTGCCTCTGATTATCTGGAAGAAACGCCCCTTGGCATGGCAGAGTGGATCAAGTTCGTTGCGCTTTTTCTAGGAGAAGAAAAAAAAGCTGAGATTTTTTTTAGAGGAGTATCAGAGCGATATAATTGCCTGAAAGAGCTTGCAAATAAGGCAGAGGCCCGCCCCACTGTTATGGTTAACGCAGCTATAGGCGGTATGTGGTATGTTTCAGGGGGGCGAAGCTGGCCTGCCCTTCTCATCCGAGATGCTGGCGGTGAATATTTGTGGTCGGAAGTGGATCTTCCCGGGAGTATCCCCATAGATTTTGAAAAGGTGCTGGAACGGGCGCTGAATAGCGATTTTTGGATTAACCCCACGACCTGGCGGAACCTTGACGAGGGGAGGGGGCAGGATTCCCGTTATACAGCATTTCGCCCTTTTCGAGAGAAAAAAGTTTACAATAATAATGCCAGGATTAATGGGGCAGGAGCTAACGACTATTACCAACAGGGCGTCATGCGTCCTGATCTGATACTTGCAGATCTTATCTCTATTTTCCATCCAACCCTGCTTCCAAATCATGAGCTTTATTTCTATCGTCTCTTAGAGGAGGGAACAGGCAAATGA
- a CDS encoding iron ABC transporter permease: protein MRRYPFIFFIAVSFLGIFFAALSLSLGSVSIPFYELWNVIFNHGGIENGWRIIVLELRLPRILTSLAAGSALSVAGLGMQTLFQNPLAGPFVLGINAGASLGVALATLLTGALASLGLAASSWLGSSLVLFVMIGIAGRLKNNITLLILGLMFGYGVSALVSVLIHFSSPEQIQQFVLWSFGSFSSVTWQQLSLFVPVSLSGVMAMFFLAKPLNALLLGESYASTMGVSVRHIRLALVFVTAILAGTVTAFCGPIAFLGMAVPHLCRHFLKSGDHRLLIPASALSGGVLALAADFFAHLPGSALVLPLNAVTSLVGAPVVVWVILRSPYGAKVS from the coding sequence ATGAGACGCTATCCTTTCATTTTTTTTATAGCAGTGTCTTTTCTGGGAATTTTTTTTGCTGCTTTGTCCCTTTCTTTAGGGTCGGTTTCTATCCCTTTTTACGAGCTATGGAATGTGATCTTTAACCATGGTGGTATAGAAAATGGGTGGAGGATTATTGTTCTTGAATTACGTCTGCCCCGTATTCTTACTTCCCTGGCAGCAGGCAGCGCATTATCTGTAGCCGGGTTGGGAATGCAGACCCTTTTTCAGAATCCCCTTGCTGGCCCATTTGTCCTTGGCATCAACGCGGGAGCCAGTTTAGGCGTAGCATTAGCGACCCTCCTTACCGGGGCTTTAGCAAGCTTAGGCCTAGCGGCATCTTCATGGCTTGGAAGTTCTCTTGTCCTTTTCGTAATGATAGGTATTGCAGGACGGCTCAAAAATAACATAACACTTTTAATATTAGGTCTTATGTTCGGGTACGGTGTTAGCGCCCTTGTGAGCGTTTTGATTCATTTTAGCTCCCCTGAACAAATACAACAGTTTGTTTTATGGAGTTTCGGTAGTTTTTCTTCCGTAACATGGCAACAGCTCTCTCTTTTCGTGCCAGTTTCTTTGTCAGGTGTAATGGCGATGTTTTTTCTCGCCAAACCGTTGAATGCCCTTTTGCTAGGGGAATCTTATGCTTCAACTATGGGAGTATCTGTACGCCATATACGCCTGGCATTGGTTTTTGTTACAGCCATTCTTGCTGGAACCGTAACTGCCTTCTGCGGTCCCATTGCTTTTCTTGGAATGGCAGTTCCCCATTTATGCAGACACTTCTTGAAAAGCGGGGATCATCGTCTTCTTATTCCTGCCAGTGCTCTAAGTGGGGGAGTCCTCGCCCTTGCCGCAGATTTTTTTGCCCATTTGCCTGGAAGTGCTCTTGTATTGCCTCTTAATGCCGTTACGTCCCTTGTGGGGGCTCCTGTTGTTGTCTGGGTTATACTTCGAAGCCCATATGGAGCAAAAGTATCATGA